A segment of the Promicromonospora sukumoe genome:
GGGGTCGTGGGCGATGATCACGCAGACGCCGGAATCCCGGTCGAAGGCTTTGCAATGCGGGTCCGCTGATGCGGGTATCGCAATCCCACCGAGGGCGAGTGCGAAGACGGCAGTGACTGTTGCCCTCAGCCTGTGCATGGGGCCTTCTCCAGTGTTTCCAATGAGGCGACGCGCCAGCCGCTGGCAGGATCTGATTTGTAGTCGTAGTTGGCTACGTGGAGACGTTCCCATCCGCGATCGGCGCGGTCCGGGCTCACCCTGGAATTTCCGGCCTCGTCGACGAGGTCGACGTCGCTGACGTCGTAACAGACGTCCACTTGTACGGTCGGGACTCGCCCCGCTTCTGGATCCGAGTTGTCCAGGTTCACGGACTGGACTATTACTTCGGCGACCGTGGTCTGCCCTGTCTTGCGCCAGCCATCGGCGCGCCACTGCTCCACGATCTGCTGGCGAGTGCTGAGCTCCACGCTCGTGGCGACTCTGCCAAGCCGAGACAACTTGGCATCGGGATCTTGACCGACCTCGTCCGTGACCGCGTAGTAATCGCGCGCAAGTGCCTCGGCACTTGTACGGGCGAGCGCTTTCGGATTCGTGGGGCTCGGTAACGGTGACGCCGAAAGAGACGGGGTGGGCGAGTTCGCCGACTCGCTCGGTGTAGGCGAAGCCGACCCGCCAGTCGTGCAGCCTGAAGCTAGCGCGAGCAGCAGCGCTGCGGTGAGAACAGGTCGTGTGGTGCGCATGCTGAGGGGCCTGCCTCCGTGGGCGCGCCGCCGGGACGGCACGCGGTGATCGCCGACGAGGTCGAGATTGTCGAGCGGGTGAAAACTGGGGGAATCCATTACCGCCGATCCGGGTCGTTGATGCAAGGCAATTGGCACACCTGTTACGCGCCCGAAACGAACGGGGCAGGAATTGGGCAACGCTTTGGTCGAGGTCTTCACCGTCGCAACGGTGGCAGGCGTGCGCGCGCTCTGCGCACACCCTGACCCGTGCACACCGTGGTGTGCACGGGTATCACCGCAGGTCAGGAGCGCGCACCAACTCGCCTCGACGGTGCTCCCTGGGCGGGCGTTGGGATGGCCTGAATGCATTTGGACAATTGTCCAAATGCCGCGCGCACCACAGGTGCGCGCGGCGCGCAACAGGCTGAGAGCGAGAATTCACTATGCGAAATCAAGCGGGCATGGCGTGCCGGAACGGACTGGTTCGGTTGCCGTGCCCTGCTCGCCCATTGGGCCCGCGACGTGGATCAGTGTCGAACTAGCATCGGGTGCGCGGGGTGAGCCCTCGCCGGCCAGGCGCGGACCGAACCGGGCCGCGCGCTGGGGCCGCGCGCTGGGGCCATGGATGCAGGACGGAGGCGTCATGAGCGATGGGCAGTTGCGCAGGATGACGGGTAGTGAGGTCTGGTGCGCGCGCGAAGCGCTCGGTCTGGAGCGCTCGGATCTTGGGCGTTTGCTCGGCAACCGCGCCGAGATCGTCCGCGACTGGGAGCGTGGAAAGCTGAATGTTCCGTTCCGGGTTCGCGAGCAGATGGACGAACTGGAAGCGATCACCGCGAAGGAAGTCGAGCGGTTGACTGCCGACCTGCGGCAGATGCCACAACCGGTGGTGGTCGTCTACTCGGACAAGGAGCCACAGCCCCCCGCCGTCGCGCGGTTCGGTGTGCGCTGGTGGCGCACAGTCGCCGCTCGCGCCGCAGGAAACGTGCCCGGCACTCGAATCGGCACAACCTCCGAGATTGACTCCATCGGCCATGAAAGCTGAACAAATGAAATAAATGATTAGTCCAACGTGTAAATTATGGCCTTTATCGGTGGCCTGAGCGTTCTTTGTAGCATATAATTGAGACAACGGCCCGGGGTTATCCCAGGCCCTGACGGCACAAGGAGCCGATCATGTCTGTGCAGATCGAGAACAAGAACGCCGAGAAGGTGGCGGGTAACGCCTTCGAGAAGGCGGAGCTGCGGTACGTGGACCCGCGCACCGTGAAGTTCGGGACGAACGTCCGCAGCGACGTTGAGAAGACCATCGACGTCGACTTCGTCGACAGCATCCGGGACTTGGGGGTTCGGGTGCCGCCGCCGGTGTACGAGGACCAGGACGGGACGCTCACCCTGGTCGACGGTGGTGCGCGGCGCACCTGGGGAGCGATTAAGGCTGGCCTGGCGCTGTACCCGGTGATCGTGGTGCCCAGCAGCAATGGCAGCAGCGCGCTGGACCGGCTGGTGAACCAGTTCCACGAGAACGACCAGCGGGCCGGGATCAACGACGCCGACCGCACGGCCGGGTACCAGCAGATGGCGCTGTTCGGCGCGACCGCCGCGCAGATCGCCAAGCGGACCAAGACCACCACGGCGAAGGTGAAGGCAGCACTCGGCGTCGCCGAGTCGAAGACCGCGCGGGCCGCTCAGGTCAAGTACGACCTGACCATCGACCAGGCCGCGACGCTCACGGAGTTCGTCGACCACCCGAAGATCGTCGCGAAGCTGACCGAGGTCGCCACCAGCAACCCGGGACAGTTCGCGCACGAGGCCCAGCGGCAGCGCGACACGCTCCAGCGCGTCCAGGAACTGGCGCAGGCCCGCCAGGCGCTGCGCGAGGCCGGTGTGCGGGAGATCCCGAACCCCGGGTACGGCAACAAGAAGATCACCCGGCTGGGTGACCTGGCCGACGCGCAGGGCAACCGCCTGACCGAGGAGACGCACCGCACCTGCCCCGGCCACGCCGCCTACCTGGACGAGTACAGCCGCAGCAAGGTCGCGTACGTGTGCACCGACCCGAGGGCGAACAAGCACGCCAAGGACGGCCGCGTCCTGGGGGTGCCGCTCAGCGGCAAGGAGAAGGCCGAGCGCGACGCGGTACGTGAGTTCAACCCGCGCTGGGAGTCGGCCACGGACGTGCGCCGCAAGTGGCTGGCCGACTTCGCCAAGAAGACGACCGCGCCGAAGGGCGCGGACGAGTTCATCGCGATGTCGGTGCTGCAGGAGGGCGGCAGCCTGGACAAGGCGGGCAACACCGGGCACGCCATGGCCGCTGAGTGGCTCGGTATCAAGAACGCGGGCTACGGGGCTCGCACGGCCATCGGCGAGATGATCGCCAAGGCCGCGAAGGCAGGTAGGCCGGGGCGGGTGCAGCGCATCACTCTGGTCCTGGCGCTGGCCGCGATCGAGGCCCGCACCAGCAAGGCGACCTGGCGTAGCACGCGCGAGGCCCGGTACTTCCTGGCCCTGCGGGACTTCGGCTACGACCTGGACAAGGTCGAGGAGATCGCCGCAGGCCTGCGCACCGCTATCCCGGACGACCGAACCCTGCAGTCCGCCGAGGCGAACGACGCACCCAAGACCAGCGCCCCGGTCAAGGCCGCGACCGCTTCCGTGTCGGCGGACGCCGCGACCAAGGCCACGAGCCAGAGCGCGGGCCAGGTGGCAGCCAAGCCTGCTAACGACGGCCCGGCCCGCGCTACCTCGGCCAAGGCCAAGAACGCCGAGAAGGCGCAGCCCGCCCGCAGCCCGCGCAAGGCAGCGACCACGACCGCGAGCACCACGCCGGAGGCGAACCCGTCGCCGACGGCGCAGGGGGCCGCGAAGCAGGAGCCGGTCAAGGCGCAGCGACCGGCGGTGAAGCCGCAGGAGCAGAAGACGGCCAGCGTCCCGCAGCCGGCCGCTGCCGGGTCTCTGTGATGCTCACCGCGTAGCACCAGGTCCAGGAGACCGCCATCCCCGTACCGGGGGATGGCGGTCTCTTTCGTATGCCCAGTGTGGCGTCCAGCCGCCCCCGCCCAGGGGTCTCGTGCCGGGACCCCCGCTGCTGTGGTCCCCGGCCAGCAGCGACACCGGCGACGAGCAACCACAGCGACGCGCACGCGCGACGACGCGCACGCGTACGACACGGCACGACGCGGCGCACGCGGCGGCGTGACGCGGGCAGGCGGGCAGCAGGACTGCGGGTCCCGCGGACCGCCACGACGAAGGCCACACACCTCTTGCACAAGCCGTGAGCGGAGGCCGCCGAAGGCGACCTGGAACAGCCCGACAAGCCCAGGAGAGGGGGTGGGGGACAACGTGATGACGGTCCACGCGCTGAGCGCAGGCAGCGGGTACACGTACCTGACCCAGCAAGTGGCGTCGGGCGACGTGCCGCGGGGTCGTGGGATGTCGTTGACGGATTACTACATGCAGCACGGCAACCCGCCAGGCCACTGGGTCGGGTCGGGCTTGGACCAGCTCGGGGTATCGGGGCAGGTGCTGGAGCGGCAGATGAAGTCGCTGTTCGGGCAGGGCCGGCACCCGGACGCGGAGCGGCTGGAGGTCGAGGCCCTGGCCCGCGGTACGTCCAAGCAAGACGCCGCCAGGGTGGGCGCGCTCGGTCGGGCTTTCCCCGAGTTCAAAGCCCGCCCCGACGACGGCTACACCGCTGCGCTGGAGGCAGCTTTCGCGCGGTTCGCCGCGGACAACGATCGGCCGCCGGAGGCTGGTGTCGAGCGGGACCTGATCCGCTGGAACGTCGCGCGCACCCTGGCGCAGCAGGAGCACGCCGAGAAGGGCGGATCAGGCGAGGTCTCGGACAAGGACGTGGCGACCTGGATGGCCAAGCGCGGTCAGCAGCCCCGTAAGGCGGTGGCCGGGTATGACCTTGTGTTCACGCCGTCCAAGAGCATCAGTGTTCTGTGGGGGCTGGGCGACCAGGCGACGCGGGAGGCCATCACGAAGGCGCATACCCAGGCGTGGCAGGACACCCTGGGGTGGATCGAGTCCGAGGCCGCGCTCACCCGTGGGGGCGCGGGTGGTGTGCGGCAGATCGACACCCACGGCCTGACCGCCGTCGCGTTCGACCACCTCGACTCCCGCGCCGGCGACCCGAACCTGCACACGCATGTCGCGGTCTCGACCAAGGCGCTCGGGGTCGACGGGATCTGGCGGGCGCTGGACGGTCGGGTCCTGTACTCGCTCGGTGCTGCCGCCTCGGAGCGGTACAACACCCGCATCGAGCAGCTCCTGGTCGAGGTCCTCGGGGTCGCGTTCCACACAGAGAGCCGGGGCCGTGGGAAGCAGGGTGTGCGGGAGATCGTCGGCGTCCCCAAGCAGCTCCGGGAGGCGTTCTCGCGGCGCCGGGCCGCGATCCAGGAGTCCTACGAGTCTCTCCGGGCCGCTTACCGCGCGAAGCACGGGCACGAGCCAGCCACGAAGACCGCCTACGGGTTGACGCAGCAGGCCAACCTGGACACCCGGCAGGGCAATGGCACACCCGTCGGGCTACGGCACCGGCTCCCGCAGTGGGCCCAGCTGGCAGCCACGATCCTGGGCGACCCGGATGCGGTCGCGCGCATGCTCGCCGGGGCACTCCACCCCCACCCGGGCATCGGTCGGGTGGGGGTGGACGAGCTCAAGGACTTGTGGCCCGCCGTCGCCCAGGACCTTGCCGGGCGGGGTGTTGCCCGGTGGGCGTCCCAGGACGTCACCGAGGCGGTCGAGCGCCTCGGTGTGGCGTGGCCGCGCGCGCAGATCTTCCGGCAACTGCGGTGGCGCACCGCCGCCAGCCGCCGGGCCACCGTTGCGGACCTCACGGCACAGGTCCTCGCTCAGGGTGATCTGGTCGATGCCTGCCTGACGAACGTGGCGGGCAAGCGGGCGACATGGACGACGTACCACCTGCAGGCCGAGGCCACCCGCCTGGCCCGCGAGCATGCCCCCCAGGGCACCGATCTGCTCGCGTTTGCTGCGACGATCGCCGGGTTCGCGGAAGCTGCAAGCCTGGTGATCACGCCGCCGGATCTGAATGAGCCGCCGGATGTGATGCGTCGCAAGGATGGCGAGAGCGTCTACTTCGTGCACGGCTCCACGAAGTACACCTCCCTGGCGGTCCTGGAGGCCGAGGACCAACTGCTGGCTGCCGCCCGTACCCCGGGTGGCCTGATCATCGACCCGGACGCAGTCGAGCGCGCGATTGAGCAGGTCCGGGTTGACCGCGGCAGGGTCCTGAACCAGGGGCAGCGGGACCTGGTAGCGCACCTCGCGACCAGCACGGTGCTGGCAGCGGGCATCGGGCCGGCTGGCACCGGGAAGACCACCGCCATGCGCGCCTTCGCGACCGCGGTCCATGACTCGGGCGGCAAGCTCATCGCCCTGGCGCCGTCGGCCGCCGCCGCGGAAGTCCTCGGCGCGGACCTCGGCGACGGGATCACGGCGGAAACCTTGGACATGTTCCTCCTGGCAAACCACGGCGCGGGAAGTGAACGCCTGCGCGAACGCCTCACGGCGGAGCCCGGGACGGTGGTCCTGGTCGACGAAGCGAGCCTTGCAGGCACGCTCGCCCTCGCCGATGTCCTTGCTATCACCCAGCAGGCGGGTGGCAGTGTCCGGCTGCTGGGTGACCCGGCCCAGCTCGGCGCCGTCGCCGCCGGCGGCGCCCTGCGGCTGATCGCCCAGCAGGCCGGCGCCGTCGAGCTGACCCAGATCCACCGCTTCCACACCCCCGGCGAAGCCGAAGCCTCCCTCCAGCTCCGCGACGGCGACCACCGAGGCCTGGACTTCTACATCACCCACCGCCGCACCCTGGGTGGGTCGGCGGCGGCGATGGCGGAGGAGATGTTCGCGAACTGGCAGACCGACTCCGACACCGGCCGCAAGACGATCATGATCGCCGCGACCAACACTCTCGTGACCGAGCTGTCCGCTCGCGCCCGCCTGCACCGGGTGACCCGTGGCGAGGTCGAGGACGACGGCATCACCCTGCACGACGAGAACCGCGCCGGTATCGGCGACGTCATCGTGACCCGGCTGAACAACCGCCACCTGCGCGCCCAGCACGACCACGGACACATCGACTGGAGCAAGGACTGGGTCCACAACGGCGACCTGTGGCGCGTCACAGCCCGCGACGAGAACGGTGCGCTGCAGGCCCGGCACCTGGAGACCGGGGCGACCGTGGTGCTTCCCGCCGATTACGTCGCTCAGCATGTCGAGCTCGGGTACGCCGCGACGATCCACCGGGTGCAGGGCATGACCGTCGACACCTCCCACGCGATGGTCGGGGTTGGGATGACTCGCAACGAGCTCTACACCGCCATCACCCGCGGCGCGCACTCCAACCGGGTCTACGTCGAGACCGACGACGTCCTGGATCTGGACCCGCACCGCCAGCCCGACCTGGAGCGCGCCGTGCTGAACGCGCTGAAGGGCGTCCTGGACCGCGACGGCGAGGAACAGTCCGCGTCCCGGGTGATCGAGGACGAGTGGGACTACGCGCACTCCCTGGCCCGCCTCGTCCCCGAATACGAGGACGCCTACCTCACCTTCCTCGAGCCCGACCGCGTCGGTCGCTTGGCCGAGGCGGTCCGGTCGGTGCTGCCCGGACGGGTCGCGGACCGGGTCCTGGGCGACGAGGTCTGGCCGGTGCTGGCCAAGCGCCTGTCCATGCACGAAGCAGCTGGCACCGACCCCGCCGCCGTGGTCCGGCGGGCGGCCGGGACCGGGTTCGGAAACGCCCGGTCGATCGCGAAGGTCCTGCACCACCGCATCGGCCTACCCCGACACCGCGAGCACGACGAGCGGGGACTGCCGGCCTGGATCACGACCGCCCCCGACACCACCGACACGATGCTCTGGGCTGACGTCCCGGCCGCCGGCGCGGACGGGCCCGGCGACCCGATCGCGACCACGCCGTCGGCCGAGACACCGCGGCAGGAAGCAGGCACCGAGGGCAGTGCGACGGCTGGGCCGGGTGCCCCGACAAGCGCGGATGGCAAGGTGCCCATGGCCGGTGCTCAGGAGCCCGTCGTCGAGGCGGGGGAGCGGGACCTAGTCGTCGAGATCACCGGCCATGCGTGGACCTGGTGGACCCGGCAGAAGACCACCCAGTCCTGGGCGACCCGATACATGACCAGCCGCGGCTTGGCCGGTGCGGAGTGGGGCGCCGCTCCCGCGTTATGGACCGGGCTGACCGACCACCTGCAGACCCTCGGGTACACGCCCGACCAGCTCGTCACGGCAGGGGTCGCCACCCGCACCCGCGGCGGGAAGGTCATCGACAAGTTCCGCAACCGGATCGTGTTCCCCTACCGCGACCAGACCGGGACCGTCGTCGGCGTCACCGCACGCATCAACCCCACCGAGGCAGACACCGGTGACGGGCGCGCACCGAAGTACCTGAACACCCCCGAGACCGCGGCGTACCGCAAGGGCGAGCTCGTCTACGGCCTGGACCCCGACGCCATCACCCGCCTGGCAGCCGGTGCCCGCCCGGTGCTCGTCGAGGGACCGACC
Coding sequences within it:
- a CDS encoding helix-turn-helix domain-containing protein yields the protein MSDGQLRRMTGSEVWCAREALGLERSDLGRLLGNRAEIVRDWERGKLNVPFRVREQMDELEAITAKEVERLTADLRQMPQPVVVVYSDKEPQPPAVARFGVRWWRTVAARAAGNVPGTRIGTTSEIDSIGHES
- a CDS encoding ParB/RepB/Spo0J family partition protein, translated to MSVQIENKNAEKVAGNAFEKAELRYVDPRTVKFGTNVRSDVEKTIDVDFVDSIRDLGVRVPPPVYEDQDGTLTLVDGGARRTWGAIKAGLALYPVIVVPSSNGSSALDRLVNQFHENDQRAGINDADRTAGYQQMALFGATAAQIAKRTKTTTAKVKAALGVAESKTARAAQVKYDLTIDQAATLTEFVDHPKIVAKLTEVATSNPGQFAHEAQRQRDTLQRVQELAQARQALREAGVREIPNPGYGNKKITRLGDLADAQGNRLTEETHRTCPGHAAYLDEYSRSKVAYVCTDPRANKHAKDGRVLGVPLSGKEKAERDAVREFNPRWESATDVRRKWLADFAKKTTAPKGADEFIAMSVLQEGGSLDKAGNTGHAMAAEWLGIKNAGYGARTAIGEMIAKAAKAGRPGRVQRITLVLALAAIEARTSKATWRSTREARYFLALRDFGYDLDKVEEIAAGLRTAIPDDRTLQSAEANDAPKTSAPVKAATASVSADAATKATSQSAGQVAAKPANDGPARATSAKAKNAEKAQPARSPRKAATTTASTTPEANPSPTAQGAAKQEPVKAQRPAVKPQEQKTASVPQPAAAGSL
- the mobF gene encoding MobF family relaxase, whose protein sequence is MGDNVMTVHALSAGSGYTYLTQQVASGDVPRGRGMSLTDYYMQHGNPPGHWVGSGLDQLGVSGQVLERQMKSLFGQGRHPDAERLEVEALARGTSKQDAARVGALGRAFPEFKARPDDGYTAALEAAFARFAADNDRPPEAGVERDLIRWNVARTLAQQEHAEKGGSGEVSDKDVATWMAKRGQQPRKAVAGYDLVFTPSKSISVLWGLGDQATREAITKAHTQAWQDTLGWIESEAALTRGGAGGVRQIDTHGLTAVAFDHLDSRAGDPNLHTHVAVSTKALGVDGIWRALDGRVLYSLGAAASERYNTRIEQLLVEVLGVAFHTESRGRGKQGVREIVGVPKQLREAFSRRRAAIQESYESLRAAYRAKHGHEPATKTAYGLTQQANLDTRQGNGTPVGLRHRLPQWAQLAATILGDPDAVARMLAGALHPHPGIGRVGVDELKDLWPAVAQDLAGRGVARWASQDVTEAVERLGVAWPRAQIFRQLRWRTAASRRATVADLTAQVLAQGDLVDACLTNVAGKRATWTTYHLQAEATRLAREHAPQGTDLLAFAATIAGFAEAASLVITPPDLNEPPDVMRRKDGESVYFVHGSTKYTSLAVLEAEDQLLAAARTPGGLIIDPDAVERAIEQVRVDRGRVLNQGQRDLVAHLATSTVLAAGIGPAGTGKTTAMRAFATAVHDSGGKLIALAPSAAAAEVLGADLGDGITAETLDMFLLANHGAGSERLRERLTAEPGTVVLVDEASLAGTLALADVLAITQQAGGSVRLLGDPAQLGAVAAGGALRLIAQQAGAVELTQIHRFHTPGEAEASLQLRDGDHRGLDFYITHRRTLGGSAAAMAEEMFANWQTDSDTGRKTIMIAATNTLVTELSARARLHRVTRGEVEDDGITLHDENRAGIGDVIVTRLNNRHLRAQHDHGHIDWSKDWVHNGDLWRVTARDENGALQARHLETGATVVLPADYVAQHVELGYAATIHRVQGMTVDTSHAMVGVGMTRNELYTAITRGAHSNRVYVETDDVLDLDPHRQPDLERAVLNALKGVLDRDGEEQSASRVIEDEWDYAHSLARLVPEYEDAYLTFLEPDRVGRLAEAVRSVLPGRVADRVLGDEVWPVLAKRLSMHEAAGTDPAAVVRRAAGTGFGNARSIAKVLHHRIGLPRHREHDERGLPAWITTAPDTTDTMLWADVPAAGADGPGDPIATTPSAETPRQEAGTEGSATAGPGAPTSADGKVPMAGAQEPVVEAGERDLVVEITGHAWTWWTRQKTTQSWATRYMTSRGLAGAEWGAAPALWTGLTDHLQTLGYTPDQLVTAGVATRTRGGKVIDKFRNRIVFPYRDQTGTVVGVTARINPTEADTGDGRAPKYLNTPETAAYRKGELVYGLDPDAITRLAAGARPVLVEGPTDHAALHLAAARLAEQTGVEIAPVAAGGTGITERHLQALRDATGRDLSDLIVALDPDTAGRTAAARVWAMLTPDEAAHAQALDLPTDPAQTATDNPDALAGALAETIPLTWFAMEPNLQTIRNLDHFERQIPALRALVDHLYDRVELDQWWPLIEHVAQSVCHAPGAATLQQLDVGSVRKVMTDHLADLITNPARTDAGTGADSAAEASVQAGRARPATDPLVQTWLARHADLIATRLDALVEDAVTNPQLWMETIALPPPDGPARGAWQMAMRQVVAYRDRYQVTDPVAPLGPQVPEGERSEAYAAAARALEAITTRRESRTLHRGRSQPRPMERVPAVLTDARARAAWIRRDADERARRDAVDRASQQRGGRDW